Proteins co-encoded in one Cyprinus carpio isolate SPL01 chromosome B5, ASM1834038v1, whole genome shotgun sequence genomic window:
- the LOC109075625 gene encoding reticulon-4 receptor-like isoform X2, with protein MKTLIVEGGRLLCLVLWLNLVPVMNGCPAKCVCYSEPRPTVACQQQGLFSIPTEIPVHTQRIFLQSNKLTVVRSTSFSSVRNLTVLGMYSNNISHIEAGAFYGLERLEELDIGDNSNLRIISPTAFRGLTKLHTLHLHRCGLSELPVGVFRGLFSLQYLYLQDNNLLALHDDTFLDLANLTYLFLHNNKIKVVTDHMLRGLINLDRLLLHQNRIIHVQQRAFNDLGKLTTLFLFFNNLTMLTGEAMNPLVSLQYLRLNGNQWICDCRARPLWDWFKHFKGSSSELECHLPTSLTGKDLKRLKSDDLEGCVDSPSQVQTNIFNTKARSGKFLSLDDPLIESIPRCCLSDNDKSSIISSKSLPDPSSYNSRQITNNPLKEKENISKTKFPEVERTKNDTRNKQSLNDGPLGTMSNNLDQTMDKINPDLLDNLEPSTAPTRKKKKCSKKPKSDQYCLKAHASTIKVLAVLFLPLFLLSLALS; from the coding sequence GTGGTCGCCTACTCTGCCTGGTGTTATGGCTTAACCTGGTGCCAGTGATGAATGGCTGCCCGGCGAAGTGCGTGTGCTACAGCGAGCCGAGGCCAACCGTGGCCTGTCAACAGCAGGGTCTGTTCTCCATTCCCACTGAGATCCCCGTCCATACCCAGCGAATATTCCTCCAGAGCAACAAACTGACAGTGGTCCGATCGACCAGCTTCAGTTCAGTGCGTAACCTCACCGTCCTGGGGATGTACTCAAATAACATCAGCCATATCGAGGCGGGGGCCTTTTATGGTCTGGAAAGACTGGAAGAATTAGACATCGGCGACAACAGCAACCTTCGTATCATCAGTCCCACTGCGTTTCGGGGTCTGACCAAGCTGCATACCCTTCACCTGCACAGGTGCGGGCTGTCCGAGCTCCCGGTGGGAGTTTTCCGAGGACTCTTCTCGCTTCAGTATCTCTACCTGCAGGATAATAACCTTCTGGCACTGCACGATGACACTTTCCTGGACCTGGCTAACCTCACCTACCTATTCTTACATAACAACAAGATCAAGGTGGTGACCGACCACATGCTGCGCGGTCTCATTAACCTTGACCGTTTGCTCCTGCACCAGAACCGCATTATACACGTGCAACAGCGGGCTTTTAATGACCTGGGCAAGCTGACcactttgtttctctttttcaacAACCTCACGATGTTGACAGGAGAGGCCATGAACCCGCTGGTGTCCCTCCAGTACCTACGGCTCAACGGAAACCAGTGGATTTGCGACTGTCGAGCCAGGCCGCTGTGGGACTGGTTCAAACACTTCAAAGGGTCCAGCTCCGAGTTGGAGTGCCACCTTCCGACCTCTCTAACCGGGAAGGACCTTAAGCGACTGAAGAGCGACGATTTGGAGGGATGTGTGGACTCTCCGTCACAGGTTCAAACCAATATCTTCAACACCAAGGCACGCTCTGGAAAGTTCCTCTCACTCGACGATCCTCTCATCGAAAGCATTCCCAGGTGCTGTCTTTCAGATAATGACAAATCCTCCATTATCTCCAGTAAGTCCCTCCCGGATCCTTCATCCTACAACAGCCGGCAGATCACCAACAATCCCCTGAAAGAGAAGGAGAACATCTCCAAAACCAAGTTTCCGGAGGTGGAGCGAACGAAAAATGACACTCGCAATAAGCAGAGTCTCAACGACGGTCCTTTGGGAACCATGTCCAACAACCTCGACCAGACCATGGACAAAATCAACCCGGATCTTCTGGACAATCTGGAACCTTCTACAGCACcaaccagaaagaaaaaaaagtgctccaAAAAGCCCAAATCAGACCAGTATTGTCTAAAGGCTCACGCATCCACCATTAAAGTATTGGCTGTTCTCTTTCTCCCTTTGTTCCTGTTGTCTCTGGCTTTGTCCTAG
- the LOC109075625 gene encoding reticulon-4 receptor-like isoform X1 translates to MKRVCFFSGGRLLCLVLWLNLVPVMNGCPAKCVCYSEPRPTVACQQQGLFSIPTEIPVHTQRIFLQSNKLTVVRSTSFSSVRNLTVLGMYSNNISHIEAGAFYGLERLEELDIGDNSNLRIISPTAFRGLTKLHTLHLHRCGLSELPVGVFRGLFSLQYLYLQDNNLLALHDDTFLDLANLTYLFLHNNKIKVVTDHMLRGLINLDRLLLHQNRIIHVQQRAFNDLGKLTTLFLFFNNLTMLTGEAMNPLVSLQYLRLNGNQWICDCRARPLWDWFKHFKGSSSELECHLPTSLTGKDLKRLKSDDLEGCVDSPSQVQTNIFNTKARSGKFLSLDDPLIESIPRCCLSDNDKSSIISSKSLPDPSSYNSRQITNNPLKEKENISKTKFPEVERTKNDTRNKQSLNDGPLGTMSNNLDQTMDKINPDLLDNLEPSTAPTRKKKKCSKKPKSDQYCLKAHASTIKVLAVLFLPLFLLSLALS, encoded by the coding sequence GTGGTCGCCTACTCTGCCTGGTGTTATGGCTTAACCTGGTGCCAGTGATGAATGGCTGCCCGGCGAAGTGCGTGTGCTACAGCGAGCCGAGGCCAACCGTGGCCTGTCAACAGCAGGGTCTGTTCTCCATTCCCACTGAGATCCCCGTCCATACCCAGCGAATATTCCTCCAGAGCAACAAACTGACAGTGGTCCGATCGACCAGCTTCAGTTCAGTGCGTAACCTCACCGTCCTGGGGATGTACTCAAATAACATCAGCCATATCGAGGCGGGGGCCTTTTATGGTCTGGAAAGACTGGAAGAATTAGACATCGGCGACAACAGCAACCTTCGTATCATCAGTCCCACTGCGTTTCGGGGTCTGACCAAGCTGCATACCCTTCACCTGCACAGGTGCGGGCTGTCCGAGCTCCCGGTGGGAGTTTTCCGAGGACTCTTCTCGCTTCAGTATCTCTACCTGCAGGATAATAACCTTCTGGCACTGCACGATGACACTTTCCTGGACCTGGCTAACCTCACCTACCTATTCTTACATAACAACAAGATCAAGGTGGTGACCGACCACATGCTGCGCGGTCTCATTAACCTTGACCGTTTGCTCCTGCACCAGAACCGCATTATACACGTGCAACAGCGGGCTTTTAATGACCTGGGCAAGCTGACcactttgtttctctttttcaacAACCTCACGATGTTGACAGGAGAGGCCATGAACCCGCTGGTGTCCCTCCAGTACCTACGGCTCAACGGAAACCAGTGGATTTGCGACTGTCGAGCCAGGCCGCTGTGGGACTGGTTCAAACACTTCAAAGGGTCCAGCTCCGAGTTGGAGTGCCACCTTCCGACCTCTCTAACCGGGAAGGACCTTAAGCGACTGAAGAGCGACGATTTGGAGGGATGTGTGGACTCTCCGTCACAGGTTCAAACCAATATCTTCAACACCAAGGCACGCTCTGGAAAGTTCCTCTCACTCGACGATCCTCTCATCGAAAGCATTCCCAGGTGCTGTCTTTCAGATAATGACAAATCCTCCATTATCTCCAGTAAGTCCCTCCCGGATCCTTCATCCTACAACAGCCGGCAGATCACCAACAATCCCCTGAAAGAGAAGGAGAACATCTCCAAAACCAAGTTTCCGGAGGTGGAGCGAACGAAAAATGACACTCGCAATAAGCAGAGTCTCAACGACGGTCCTTTGGGAACCATGTCCAACAACCTCGACCAGACCATGGACAAAATCAACCCGGATCTTCTGGACAATCTGGAACCTTCTACAGCACcaaccagaaagaaaaaaaagtgctccaAAAAGCCCAAATCAGACCAGTATTGTCTAAAGGCTCACGCATCCACCATTAAAGTATTGGCTGTTCTCTTTCTCCCTTTGTTCCTGTTGTCTCTGGCTTTGTCCTAG